The segment CTAAATACGGAAATAATGATGATAGAGTAGACAGTATTGCCGTTTCCCTTGTGGAGAGCTTCATGAAAAAGCTGCGTAAGCATGCCACATATCGTAATTCCATGCATACAATGTCTATTCTTACAATCACTTCCAATGTAGTATACGGTAAAAAGACTGGAAATACACCTGATGGACGCCGTGCAGGAGAACCGTTTGCCCCTGGAGCAAACCCAATGCATGGACGGGACACAAAAGGAACGCTTGCATCACTTTCATCTGTAGCGAAGCTTCCATATGATTCTTCATTGGATGGTATATCCAATACCTTCTCTATTGTTCCTAAGGCACTTGGCAAGGAAGAGGAAGATCGGTCAGCTAATCTTGTCTCCATACTAGATGGATATGGCATAAAAGCTGGTCACCACTTAAATGTTAATGTATTTAATAGAGAAACACTTCTTGATGCGATGGAGCATCCTGAGCTGTATCCACAATTGACAATCAGAGTTTCAGGCTATGCTGTTAACTTTATCAAGCTTACCCGTGAACAGCAGCTAGATGTTATCAATCGGACTTTCCATGAATCTATGTAATATAACAAGCGTACTGCTTTTTTTGCAAGGTTAACTAATAAACATGGAGAGCAGGTCGCTGCTCTCCCCTCTACCTTATATGTATTGTGATTTCAACTGTTATACAGGAGGTGTATAAACATGAAGGGAAGAATTCATTCCATTGAAACATTTGGTACTGTCGATGGACCTGGGATTCGATATGTTGTTTTTACACAAGGCTGTCTGCTTCGCTGTCAATTTTGCCATAATGCGGACACTTGGGGACTGCATGGTGGAAAAGAAATGGAAGTGCAAGAAATAATAGAGGACTTAACTGCATACCTCCCTTTTATTAATGCTTCAGGAGGAGGAATAACAGTCAGTGGCGGTGAACCGCTTCTGCAGCTGCCATTTCTTTTAGAACTGTTTAAAGCATGTAAACAAATTGGGATTCATACGACTATTGATACATCTGGCGGCTGCTATTCAACTGCATCCCATTTTCAAGAACAGCTATTAGAGCTGCTTTCCTACACAGATTTAATTTTATTAGATTTAAAACATATCAACCGTAAAAAACATATAAATTTAACAGGTATGGGTAATGATCATATTCTAGCTTTCGCAACCTTTTTATCAGAAAAACAGGTGCCTGTTTGGATTCGCCATGTTCTTGTACCGACAATTAATGATAATGTAGATGATTTGCGAAATCTTGGTGAGTTCATTTCTACCTTGTCAAATGTAGAAAAAGTGGAGATTCTGCCGTACCATAAACTTGGTGTCTATAAATGGGAGGCATTAGGATTGGATTATCCATTAGTAGGGATTGATCCGCCAAGTGAAGAATCTGTAAATTATGCTTATAGTATGCTTGTAAATACTAGCAATTGAAATGAATATCCCTTAACCACAAAAGAAAGCCCCAGGTATCCGCCTGAGGCCTTCTTTCTCTTATAACTGCTCATGAGAAACCTTAGTCTTTGTCTTTGTCTTTGTCATGATGATGATGATGCTTATTTCCTACGCTGACATTGTACTTAAAGTTGATTGGAAAATTCAGCACCATAACGTTTAGTTTAACACCAAAAATTGTCATTAAGTTACCCTCCCTATTCCTTTACCTCATTTTTTTGTGCTTCACTAGTTACAGTAGAAGCAAGTTTTACTTTCTATGCTATATTATGTAATTTCAAAGGACATGCCTGTGCGAATGTAACAATTTTTTTTTTTGTATAAAAACCTTTCGTCATTTTAGACTGGCCTAGCTAAGTCAGATAAAATTAAACAACATTATTAGGCTGCTATACCGCTAATTTGTTTTGGCGTATTTTGTTAAATACCTTCTACAATATAATACTTGATGATTTCCCCTTTATTACAGCCTATTTTGTTTCGCCTGAATATTAGTTTTCCCCATAAAAATACCCTCCAAATGAACACTTAGTTTAAGCGTTCACTTGAAGGGCGTTTTTTGATGTCCTATTTTTTAGGTTAGTCTAAAAAGGTATGAAAGGTTTTATTTACTTATTTCCACCAATCATCGAACATCGATGCCGGAACTTGTCGTTTATGCTCTGTAATTAAGTAACGTGCCTCGATTTTTTCCGCTGCCTCTTTTGGCACTTCCTTGCCTTCCAAATAATCATCAAGTTGATCATATGAAATGCCAAGCTCTGTTTCATCAGCTTGTCCTGGTTTTTCGTCTAACAAATCAGCAGTAGGAACCTTTAAGTAAATTCCTTCCTCTGCGCCTAGCTCTTTTAAAAGCTGTTTACCTTGTCGTTTAGATAAACCTGTTAACGGAAGTACATCTGCTCCGCCGTCTCCATACTTCGTAAAGAAACCTGTCACTGCTTCTGCTGCATGGTCTGTTCCAATAACGAGCAGATTTGACTGTCCGCCAACCGCATATTGGGCAATCATTCTTGCGCGAGCCTTAATATTTCCTTTGTGATAATCAGATAATGGCGTATCCTCCATGTCGTCATACACTTTTTTAAATTCATCAACTGGTTCTTTTACATTAAATACAAGCTCTTTATCTGCTTTAATAAATTGAAGTGCTTTTTTTGCATCCTCTTCATCTGCTTGTACACCATATGGCAGCCTTACTGCAACAAATGTAGCGTCATGACCCTCACTGCGAAGCTCTTCAACAGCCAATTGTGCTAATCTACCTGCAAGTGACGAATCCTGTCCGCCGCTTATTCCCAACACAAAACCTTTTGCTTTCGCCTTTTTAACATATTCCTTTAAAAAGTTAACGCGCAGGCCGATTTCTTCCTTTGCATCTATTTCAGGTTTTACATTAAGTGCTGCAATTATTTCCTTTTGTAAGCTCATGCCATATTCCTCCTATTTTTGCGTATTTTTAACTTTGCTTTTTACCATTTCCAGATGACTCATTTTGTTTTCCCAACATAATGGGCTTAAATCGACTGGATATTCTTCCGGGTTAAGGGAACGCTTGTATTCATCCCAAAGCACATCCAAATTTTCCTCGGCAAATTTTTGCGCTTCATAAATAGTCGGTGATTTATAAATTAGTTCTCCATTTTTAAATATGTCCTTATGAATGTCTTTCGCATGAAAGTTTGTGACAAATTTGCTGATATAAGTATGTGTCGGATGGAACATTTTTAATCGTTCCTCTTCCTCCGGATGCTCTGTTTCCAGACAAATATAATCACCTTCAGATTTATGATTCATGCTGTTGATAATGCGGTATACCCTTTTAATTCCAGGTGTTGTCACCTTTTCTGGGTTTCCGCTAATTTTGATTGTATCTTGCATATTACCCGCTTCATCTTCTATTGAAACAAGCTTGTATACTCCTCCCAATGCCGGCTGATCAAAAGCAGTAATAAGCTTTGTGCCAATTCCCCAAACATCTATTTGGGCACCCTGGGCTTTTAAGTTTATAATGGTATACTCATCAAGGTCATTACTTGCGACAATTTTTGTATCAGTAAAACCAGCTTCATCGAGCATCTTCCTTGCTGCTTTTGATAAGTATGCTAAGTCCCCGCTATCTAGTCTAATACCAATAAAATTGATTGTGTCGCCTAGTTCCTTCGCCACTTTAATGGCATTTGGAACACCTGAACGCAATGTATCATATGTATCAACTAAGAAAACACAATCCTTATGGCGTCTAGCATATTTATGAAATGCAGTATACTCATCATGATATGCCTGAATCATGCTATGCGCGTGTGTGCCTGATACTGGAATACCGAACAGCTTGCCTGCTCTAACATTAGATGTTGAGCTAAACCCGCCGATAAACGCTGCTCTAGTTCCCC is part of the Niallia taxi genome and harbors:
- the pflA gene encoding pyruvate formate-lyase-activating protein; protein product: MKGRIHSIETFGTVDGPGIRYVVFTQGCLLRCQFCHNADTWGLHGGKEMEVQEIIEDLTAYLPFINASGGGITVSGGEPLLQLPFLLELFKACKQIGIHTTIDTSGGCYSTASHFQEQLLELLSYTDLILLDLKHINRKKHINLTGMGNDHILAFATFLSEKQVPVWIRHVLVPTINDNVDDLRNLGEFISTLSNVEKVEILPYHKLGVYKWEALGLDYPLVGIDPPSEESVNYAYSMLVNTSN
- the nadE gene encoding ammonia-dependent NAD(+) synthetase; the protein is MSLQKEIIAALNVKPEIDAKEEIGLRVNFLKEYVKKAKAKGFVLGISGGQDSSLAGRLAQLAVEELRSEGHDATFVAVRLPYGVQADEEDAKKALQFIKADKELVFNVKEPVDEFKKVYDDMEDTPLSDYHKGNIKARARMIAQYAVGGQSNLLVIGTDHAAEAVTGFFTKYGDGGADVLPLTGLSKRQGKQLLKELGAEEGIYLKVPTADLLDEKPGQADETELGISYDQLDDYLEGKEVPKEAAEKIEARYLITEHKRQVPASMFDDWWK
- a CDS encoding nicotinate phosphoribosyltransferase, which encodes MSFNYRDDSLMLHTDLYQINMAETYWEDGVSERNAVFEVYFRKLPFNNGYAVFAGLERIIQYIKGLHFTESDLEYLREEGFKEDFLDYLKDFRFTGNIRSVEEGEVVFANEPLVRVEAPLAQAQIIETALLNIVNYQTLIATKASRIKHAIGEGVVMEFGSRRAQEMDAALWGTRAAFIGGFSSTSNVRAGKLFGIPVSGTHAHSMIQAYHDEYTAFHKYARRHKDCVFLVDTYDTLRSGVPNAIKVAKELGDTINFIGIRLDSGDLAYLSKAARKMLDEAGFTDTKIVASNDLDEYTIINLKAQGAQIDVWGIGTKLITAFDQPALGGVYKLVSIEDEAGNMQDTIKISGNPEKVTTPGIKRVYRIINSMNHKSEGDYICLETEHPEEEERLKMFHPTHTYISKFVTNFHAKDIHKDIFKNGELIYKSPTIYEAQKFAEENLDVLWDEYKRSLNPEEYPVDLSPLCWENKMSHLEMVKSKVKNTQK